The proteins below come from a single Jaculus jaculus isolate mJacJac1 chromosome 12, mJacJac1.mat.Y.cur, whole genome shotgun sequence genomic window:
- the Tvp23c gene encoding Golgi apparatus membrane protein TVP23 homolog C yields the protein MLPQDSNDDTEDVSLFDAEEEATNRPRRSKIRHPVASFFHLFFRVSAVIVYLLCELLSSSFIACMVTIILLLSCDFWAVKNVTGRLMVGLRWWNHIDEDGKSHWVFESRKSTPQDDKTVSEAESRIFWLGLIACPVLWVVFAFSALFSFRVKWLAVVIMGVVLQGANLYGYIRCKVGSRKNLTSMATSYLGKQFLRQVSIFWI from the exons ATGTTGCCGCAG gACAGTAACGATGACACGGAAGATGTTTCACTGTTTGATGCTGAAGAGGAGGCAACTAATAGGCCGAGAAGGTCCAAGATCAG ACATCCGGTGGCATCATTTTTCCATTTGTTCTTTCGCGTCAGTGCGGTTATAGTCTATCTTCTCTGTGAACTGCTCAGCAGCAGCTTCATTGCCTGTATGGTGACAATCATCTTACTGTTATCATGTGACTTTTGGGCAGTGAAG AATGTCACAGGTAGACTAATGGTTGGTCTCCGATGGTGGAATCATATTGATGAGGATGGAAAGAGCCACTGGGTGTTTGAGTCCAGAAAG tcaacTCCTCAAGATGATAAAACTGTTTCAGAGGCTGAATCAAGAATCTTTTGGTTAGGACTGATTGCCTGTCCAGTTCTGTGGGTGGTTTTTGCCTTTAGTGCACTCTTCTCCTTCAGAGTGAAGTGGTTG GCTGTAGTTATCATGGGTGTGGTGCTACAAGGGGCCAACCTGTATGGTTACATCAGGTGTAAAGTGGGCAGCAGGAAGAATTTAACCAGCATGGCTACCTCGTATCTTGGAAAGCAGTTTTTAAGACAAGTAAGTATTTTCTGGATATGA
- the Tvp23c gene encoding Golgi apparatus membrane protein TVP23 homolog C isoform X3 codes for MVTIILLLSCDFWAVKNVTGRLMVGLRWWNHIDEDGKSHWVFESRKSTPQDDKTVSEAESRIFWLGLIACPVLWVVFAFSALFSFRVKWLAVVIMGVVLQGANLYGYIRCKVGSRKNLTSMATSYLGKQFLRQSTGDDQTS; via the exons ATGGTGACAATCATCTTACTGTTATCATGTGACTTTTGGGCAGTGAAG AATGTCACAGGTAGACTAATGGTTGGTCTCCGATGGTGGAATCATATTGATGAGGATGGAAAGAGCCACTGGGTGTTTGAGTCCAGAAAG tcaacTCCTCAAGATGATAAAACTGTTTCAGAGGCTGAATCAAGAATCTTTTGGTTAGGACTGATTGCCTGTCCAGTTCTGTGGGTGGTTTTTGCCTTTAGTGCACTCTTCTCCTTCAGAGTGAAGTGGTTG GCTGTAGTTATCATGGGTGTGGTGCTACAAGGGGCCAACCTGTATGGTTACATCAGGTGTAAAGTGGGCAGCAGGAAGAATTTAACCAGCATGGCTACCTCGTATCTTGGAAAGCAGTTTTTAAGACAA AGCACTGGAGATGATCAGACTTCCTAA
- the Tvp23c gene encoding Golgi apparatus membrane protein TVP23 homolog C isoform X2, with translation MLPQDSNDDTEDVSLFDAEEEATNRPRRSKIRHPVASFFHLFFRVSAVIVYLLCELLSSSFIACMVTIILLLSCDFWAVKNVTGRLMVGLRWWNHIDEDGKSHWVFESRKAVVIMGVVLQGANLYGYIRCKVGSRKNLTSMATSYLGKQFLRQSTGDDQTS, from the exons ATGTTGCCGCAG gACAGTAACGATGACACGGAAGATGTTTCACTGTTTGATGCTGAAGAGGAGGCAACTAATAGGCCGAGAAGGTCCAAGATCAG ACATCCGGTGGCATCATTTTTCCATTTGTTCTTTCGCGTCAGTGCGGTTATAGTCTATCTTCTCTGTGAACTGCTCAGCAGCAGCTTCATTGCCTGTATGGTGACAATCATCTTACTGTTATCATGTGACTTTTGGGCAGTGAAG AATGTCACAGGTAGACTAATGGTTGGTCTCCGATGGTGGAATCATATTGATGAGGATGGAAAGAGCCACTGGGTGTTTGAGTCCAGAAAG GCTGTAGTTATCATGGGTGTGGTGCTACAAGGGGCCAACCTGTATGGTTACATCAGGTGTAAAGTGGGCAGCAGGAAGAATTTAACCAGCATGGCTACCTCGTATCTTGGAAAGCAGTTTTTAAGACAA AGCACTGGAGATGATCAGACTTCCTAA
- the Tvp23c gene encoding Golgi apparatus membrane protein TVP23 homolog C isoform X1, producing the protein MLPQDSNDDTEDVSLFDAEEEATNRPRRSKIRHPVASFFHLFFRVSAVIVYLLCELLSSSFIACMVTIILLLSCDFWAVKNVTGRLMVGLRWWNHIDEDGKSHWVFESRKSTPQDDKTVSEAESRIFWLGLIACPVLWVVFAFSALFSFRVKWLAVVIMGVVLQGANLYGYIRCKVGSRKNLTSMATSYLGKQFLRQSTGDDQTS; encoded by the exons ATGTTGCCGCAG gACAGTAACGATGACACGGAAGATGTTTCACTGTTTGATGCTGAAGAGGAGGCAACTAATAGGCCGAGAAGGTCCAAGATCAG ACATCCGGTGGCATCATTTTTCCATTTGTTCTTTCGCGTCAGTGCGGTTATAGTCTATCTTCTCTGTGAACTGCTCAGCAGCAGCTTCATTGCCTGTATGGTGACAATCATCTTACTGTTATCATGTGACTTTTGGGCAGTGAAG AATGTCACAGGTAGACTAATGGTTGGTCTCCGATGGTGGAATCATATTGATGAGGATGGAAAGAGCCACTGGGTGTTTGAGTCCAGAAAG tcaacTCCTCAAGATGATAAAACTGTTTCAGAGGCTGAATCAAGAATCTTTTGGTTAGGACTGATTGCCTGTCCAGTTCTGTGGGTGGTTTTTGCCTTTAGTGCACTCTTCTCCTTCAGAGTGAAGTGGTTG GCTGTAGTTATCATGGGTGTGGTGCTACAAGGGGCCAACCTGTATGGTTACATCAGGTGTAAAGTGGGCAGCAGGAAGAATTTAACCAGCATGGCTACCTCGTATCTTGGAAAGCAGTTTTTAAGACAA AGCACTGGAGATGATCAGACTTCCTAA